A single Parabacteroides timonensis DNA region contains:
- a CDS encoding aldo/keto reductase yields the protein MKTRKLGNNGLEVSAIGLGCMGMSFAYDPLPDRNEMIQVIRSAYELGETFFDTAEVYGPYTNEELVGEAVASFRDKVVIATKFGFNIVDGKQAGTNSRPEHIRQVVEESLKRLKTDYIDLLYQHRVDPNVPIEEVAGTVKDLIQEGKVKYFGMSEAGAKTIRRAHAVQPVAALQSEYSLWWRRPEEEIIPTLEELGIGLVPFSPLGKGYLTGSFNKQTTFGKDDFRNKLPRFTQDALDANQAIVDLLKKIAAEKEATPAQIALAWLLAQKPWIAPIPGTTKLHRLKENLGAAEIHLTDDELKNINEASSKIKLTGNRYPEELERTTEL from the coding sequence ATGAAAACAAGAAAATTAGGAAACAACGGGCTGGAAGTGTCGGCCATCGGACTGGGCTGTATGGGTATGAGTTTTGCTTACGATCCCCTTCCCGACCGTAACGAAATGATACAGGTAATCCGTTCGGCCTACGAACTGGGGGAAACATTTTTCGACACAGCCGAAGTATACGGCCCTTATACCAACGAAGAACTGGTAGGTGAAGCAGTTGCCTCTTTCCGGGATAAAGTAGTTATAGCCACTAAGTTCGGTTTCAATATAGTCGATGGCAAACAAGCCGGAACTAACAGTCGCCCTGAACATATCCGTCAGGTAGTAGAAGAATCACTGAAAAGATTAAAGACGGACTATATCGATTTACTCTATCAACATCGTGTAGACCCGAATGTTCCTATTGAAGAGGTTGCCGGAACCGTAAAAGACCTCATTCAGGAAGGGAAAGTAAAGTATTTCGGCATGTCGGAAGCCGGAGCTAAAACCATTCGCCGGGCACATGCCGTTCAACCGGTCGCTGCCCTGCAAAGTGAATATTCTCTCTGGTGGCGTCGTCCCGAGGAAGAGATCATTCCTACGTTGGAAGAACTGGGTATAGGCCTCGTTCCGTTCAGTCCGCTTGGTAAAGGATATCTGACCGGAAGTTTTAACAAACAGACTACATTCGGCAAAGATGATTTCCGCAATAAGCTCCCACGTTTTACACAGGATGCACTCGATGCTAACCAGGCAATAGTCGATTTGCTGAAAAAGATTGCCGCAGAGAAAGAAGCAACGCCCGCTCAAATAGCATTGGCTTGGCTGCTGGCACAAAAACCGTGGATTGCTCCCATACCGGGAACGACCAAACTGCACCGCCTGAAAGAGAACCTGGGTGCAGCCGAAATTCACCTGACAGATGATGAATTGAAAAACATCAATGAAGCCAGTTCAAAAATAAAACTGACAGGCAACCGTTATCCCGAAGAACTGGAACGGACAACCGAGTTATAA
- a CDS encoding aldo/keto reductase, translating to MEKNNQMNLSRRGFLKTATLTGVALTMPTGLDKVFAAETKQTAVSVNDSDAAHITGHRILGTGKAAFEVSTLGFGVMGMTYNRSQHPDKKQCIRLLHEAVDRGITLFDTAIIYGPLTNENLAGEALSEFKNRINVTTKFGHEVIDGKATGRQNSRPETIRRYCEESLRRLRLESLPMFYQHRSDPDTPAEEVASTIADLMKEGKVQHWGMCEVSAETIRKAHAVCPLTAIQSEYHLMHRLVEENGVLDTCRELGIGFVPYSPLNRGFLGGCINEYTVFDVNNDNRQTLPRFQPEAMRANTRIVNVLQAFGRTRGMTSAQVALGWLLRKAPWIVPIPGTTKLAHLEENLRTQEFTLSPEEWKELEDAVAAIPVVGDRYNAEQQRQVGR from the coding sequence ATGGAAAAAAACAATCAAATGAATCTCAGCCGTCGCGGATTTCTCAAGACGGCAACCTTAACAGGAGTAGCATTGACCATGCCCACCGGACTGGATAAAGTCTTTGCAGCGGAAACGAAACAGACGGCAGTCTCCGTTAACGACAGTGATGCCGCTCATATTACGGGACATCGTATATTGGGTACGGGAAAGGCAGCTTTCGAGGTATCGACACTCGGCTTTGGTGTAATGGGTATGACTTACAACCGCAGTCAGCATCCGGACAAAAAACAGTGCATCCGATTGTTGCATGAAGCGGTGGATCGGGGTATAACACTCTTCGACACGGCTATCATCTATGGACCGTTGACTAACGAAAATCTAGCCGGAGAAGCATTATCCGAATTCAAAAACCGGATCAACGTAACGACTAAATTCGGACATGAAGTTATCGACGGGAAAGCCACGGGTCGTCAGAACAGCCGACCGGAGACTATTCGTCGCTATTGCGAAGAGTCGCTCCGTCGCCTCCGGCTCGAATCGCTTCCCATGTTTTACCAGCACCGCTCTGATCCGGATACACCGGCGGAAGAAGTGGCATCGACCATTGCCGACCTGATGAAAGAGGGCAAGGTACAACACTGGGGCATGTGCGAAGTCAGTGCCGAGACCATCCGTAAAGCTCATGCTGTTTGCCCGTTGACGGCTATACAAAGCGAGTATCATCTGATGCACCGGTTGGTAGAGGAAAACGGAGTGCTCGATACCTGTCGGGAGTTGGGGATCGGCTTTGTTCCGTACAGCCCGCTGAACCGTGGATTTTTGGGTGGCTGCATCAACGAATACACAGTTTTCGATGTAAACAACGACAACCGCCAAACCCTGCCACGCTTTCAACCGGAAGCGATGCGTGCGAATACCCGTATCGTGAATGTGCTTCAAGCCTTCGGCCGCACACGAGGCATGACTTCGGCACAAGTGGCACTCGGCTGGTTGCTCCGGAAAGCACCGTGGATCGTTCCCATCCCCGGAACAACGAAACTGGCGCATCTGGAAGAGAATCTGCGCACGCAGGAATTTACTCTTTCACCCGAAGAATGGAAAGAGCTGGAGGATGCAGTAGCCGCTATTCCCGTTGTCGGAGACCGATACAATGCCGAGCAACAACGTCAGGTAGGTCGCTAA
- a CDS encoding helix-turn-helix domain-containing protein has translation MDEILKVDTIEQYNDLFGFETLHPLVAIVDLNKPESQRRDRMTLGFYSLFLKETKGCVINYGKSIYDFDAETIVAIAPGQTVGYSNDFTGTTPKTIGLLFHPNFISGTSLGQKIKKYTFFSYESNEALHLSEEELRIIRDILSIIRTELKHAIDKHTRGLICTNIELLLDYCMRFYDRQFITRQGMNLDVLARFERLLDEYLDSGLAAKEGLPTVNYFADKICLSPNYFGDLVKKETGKSAKEYIQLKMLNLAKEELLNPEKSITQVAYSLGFQYPQHFVRFFKKYGNMTPSEYRRASSSL, from the coding sequence ATGGATGAGATTCTTAAAGTAGATACGATTGAACAGTACAATGACCTGTTCGGTTTTGAAACCCTCCATCCACTGGTGGCAATTGTCGATCTTAACAAGCCGGAAAGTCAGCGAAGGGACCGGATGACTCTCGGCTTTTATTCTCTTTTCCTGAAGGAGACCAAAGGGTGTGTGATCAATTATGGAAAAAGCATTTATGATTTCGATGCCGAAACAATTGTTGCCATTGCACCAGGTCAGACAGTGGGTTATTCCAATGATTTCACGGGAACGACTCCGAAGACCATCGGTTTATTGTTTCATCCTAATTTTATTAGCGGAACGTCATTAGGGCAGAAAATCAAAAAATATACTTTCTTCTCTTATGAGTCGAATGAAGCTTTACATCTGTCGGAAGAAGAGCTCCGGATCATAAGGGATATACTGTCTATCATCCGGACAGAATTGAAACATGCGATAGACAAACATACCAGAGGATTGATATGTACCAATATCGAATTGCTGTTGGATTATTGCATGCGCTTTTATGACCGTCAGTTTATCACACGACAGGGCATGAACCTGGACGTATTGGCCCGTTTTGAAAGATTGCTTGACGAATATCTGGATTCCGGACTTGCCGCTAAAGAAGGATTGCCTACGGTTAACTATTTTGCAGACAAGATTTGCCTGTCTCCCAACTATTTTGGAGATCTTGTAAAAAAAGAAACAGGCAAATCTGCTAAAGAGTACATCCAATTGAAAATGCTCAACCTGGCTAAAGAGGAATTACTGAATCCGGAGAAATCAATCACACAGGTTGCTTATTCACTGGGATTCCAGTATCCCCAACATTTCGTTCGCTTCTTTAAGAAATATGGAAATATGACACCCAGCGAATATAGACGTGCAAGTTCGTCTTTATAA
- a CDS encoding flavodoxin — translation MKKYLYLLFATLIAVGLNACSPDDNEPDNPQTETPETPDNPNPAPTGKTLIVYYSYTNNVHSIINDLQTQIEADVVRVEPTEKGIDYAANNYAIGSALIQAIRDNPNDANSYPSIETTIDNLSDYDRIIIGAPLWWSNMAAPLQTFLFQYGSQMEGKNIGLIVSSASSGINGVESDAKRLIPGGNFLTPSLWIRSSQTSNCHSMIADWLNEIN, via the coding sequence ATGAAAAAGTACCTGTATCTACTGTTTGCCACTCTTATAGCGGTAGGATTAAATGCATGTTCTCCCGATGATAATGAACCGGACAACCCGCAGACCGAGACTCCGGAAACACCCGACAATCCGAATCCAGCCCCAACGGGCAAGACACTGATTGTATATTACAGCTACACGAATAATGTACATTCTATTATCAACGATCTGCAGACGCAAATAGAAGCCGATGTGGTAAGGGTTGAACCTACCGAAAAAGGGATAGACTATGCCGCCAACAATTATGCGATTGGCAGTGCATTGATTCAGGCAATCCGGGATAATCCGAACGATGCGAATTCTTATCCATCTATTGAAACGACAATTGATAACCTGTCCGATTATGACAGAATCATCATAGGCGCACCTCTCTGGTGGAGCAATATGGCTGCACCTCTGCAAACATTCCTGTTTCAATACGGCAGTCAGATGGAAGGTAAAAACATCGGTCTGATCGTATCGAGTGCAAGCAGCGGAATCAACGGTGTCGAGTCCGATGCCAAACGGCTCATTCCGGGCGGAAACTTCCTCACACCAAGCCTATGGATACGTTCATCTCAAACATCCAACTGTCACTCGATGATTGCCGACTGGCTGAATGAGATCAATTAA
- a CDS encoding YdeI/OmpD-associated family protein, giving the protein MNTEKPLVDKDYILFKIGGKGGWTFVEIPEIPMPKTSFGMLKVKGKIDDYEFSNLNMMPIGNGNIGLPIKSAIRKKIKKEAPDTVHITLYEDKTPLIIPEELLLCMEYEEGALEKFETYSDGQKKAFIDWINSAKTEQTKADRIAKTILKVLNEDKFY; this is encoded by the coding sequence ATGAATACAGAAAAACCATTAGTAGACAAAGATTATATATTGTTCAAAATCGGAGGTAAAGGAGGTTGGACCTTTGTCGAAATTCCTGAAATCCCTATGCCCAAAACATCATTCGGGATGTTGAAAGTAAAAGGAAAGATAGATGACTATGAGTTTTCTAATTTGAATATGATGCCTATCGGGAACGGAAATATCGGTTTACCCATCAAGTCGGCAATAAGAAAGAAAATCAAAAAGGAAGCTCCTGACACAGTTCATATTACTTTATATGAGGATAAAACTCCATTGATAATTCCGGAAGAATTGCTTTTATGTATGGAATATGAAGAGGGAGCATTAGAAAAGTTTGAAACTTATAGCGATGGTCAGAAAAAGGCATTTATCGACTGGATCAATTCTGCCAAAACAGAACAAACCAAAGCTGACCGTATCGCTAAAACCATACTCAAAGTGCTAAACGAGGATAAGTTTTATTAG
- a CDS encoding aminotransferase class I/II-fold pyridoxal phosphate-dependent enzyme, which produces MKNTPVDYQTARRIIDGYGLPDFGKATIREVVAISTQLEQETKTEFIHMEMGVPGLKAAQVGVDAEINALKSGIASIYPNINGTPEVKAEASRFIKAFINIDIAPECCVPVTGSMQGTFASFLTSGQCTEGKDTILFIDPGFPVQKQQIVVMGYKYESFDVYEYRGEKLRAILEEHLSKGNIAAMIYSNPNNPAWFCLTDEELKIIGEMANKYDTIVIEDLAYFAMDFRKELGKPFEAPYQASVAHYTDNYILQISGSKAFSYAGQRIGVTAISNKLYHRAYPGLTKRYGGGTFGTVYIHRVLYALSSGTSHSAQVALAAMFKAASDGQFDFISEVKEYGRRAERLKKIFTDYGFTIVYDHDLDEPIADGFYFTIAYPGMTGGELMEELIYYGVSAISLSTTGSNQEGLRACTSFIKPHQYDLLEERLKLFKENHTL; this is translated from the coding sequence ATGAAGAATACTCCAGTAGATTATCAGACTGCCAGACGAATAATAGATGGCTACGGATTACCGGATTTCGGGAAAGCTACAATCCGTGAAGTTGTTGCCATATCCACACAATTGGAACAGGAAACAAAAACCGAGTTCATACATATGGAAATGGGCGTTCCCGGACTGAAAGCGGCGCAAGTCGGTGTCGATGCGGAAATAAACGCACTAAAGAGCGGTATCGCCTCCATCTATCCGAATATCAACGGTACGCCGGAAGTAAAAGCAGAAGCATCCAGATTCATCAAGGCTTTTATCAATATAGATATAGCACCGGAATGCTGTGTTCCGGTAACCGGTTCCATGCAAGGAACATTTGCCTCTTTCCTTACCAGCGGACAATGCACGGAAGGAAAAGACACCATCCTCTTCATCGATCCCGGATTTCCGGTTCAAAAACAACAGATCGTCGTGATGGGATATAAATACGAATCATTCGACGTCTATGAATATCGCGGAGAGAAACTGCGTGCCATCCTGGAAGAACACCTTTCAAAAGGCAATATCGCAGCCATGATCTATTCGAACCCGAACAACCCTGCCTGGTTCTGCCTGACAGACGAGGAACTGAAGATCATCGGAGAGATGGCAAACAAATATGATACGATCGTGATCGAAGACCTCGCCTACTTCGCTATGGATTTCCGCAAAGAACTCGGCAAACCTTTCGAAGCTCCTTATCAGGCAAGCGTTGCGCATTATACGGATAATTACATCTTACAGATCTCCGGTTCGAAAGCATTCAGCTATGCCGGACAACGTATCGGTGTAACTGCTATCTCCAACAAACTTTATCACCGTGCCTATCCGGGACTGACGAAGCGTTATGGCGGCGGCACTTTCGGAACTGTTTACATCCATCGTGTACTGTACGCCCTGTCATCAGGAACCAGCCATTCAGCGCAGGTAGCATTGGCTGCCATGTTCAAAGCAGCCTCCGACGGCCAGTTCGATTTTATCTCGGAAGTAAAGGAATACGGACGCCGTGCCGAAAGACTGAAAAAGATCTTTACAGACTACGGCTTCACGATCGTTTACGATCATGACCTGGACGAACCGATTGCCGACGGCTTCTATTTCACGATCGCTTATCCCGGAATGACCGGCGGAGAGTTGATGGAAGAACTGATCTATTACGGAGTAAGCGCCATCTCTTTAAGTACGACCGGCAGCAACCAGGAAGGTCTGCGCGCCTGCACTTCGTTCATCAAACCGCACCAATATGACCTTCTGGAAGAGCGTTTAAAGCTATTCAAAGAAAATCATACCCTATAA
- a CDS encoding DUF6078 family protein: MEEKHLFPEIPFNYALCLKRECPKASTCLRQLAEQDISDSVERWMIISPKYQVTLEGECPHYRPDVKVIYAKGFTRLLDNLPYAQMKSVISRLRNLFSERTYYRVRKGERLLSPAEQKEIQHILVRCGIDEPPKFDAYVEDYAW, translated from the coding sequence ATGGAAGAAAAACATCTTTTCCCGGAAATTCCCTTCAACTATGCTTTATGCCTTAAACGGGAGTGCCCCAAAGCCTCTACTTGTTTGCGACAGTTGGCAGAACAGGATATTTCGGACAGCGTCGAGCGTTGGATGATTATTAGTCCCAAATACCAGGTTACACTGGAGGGAGAGTGTCCGCATTATCGTCCTGACGTGAAAGTTATTTATGCCAAAGGCTTTACACGTTTGTTGGATAATCTGCCTTACGCACAGATGAAAAGCGTCATCTCTCGTTTGAGAAACCTTTTCAGTGAAAGAACTTACTATCGGGTTCGTAAAGGCGAACGTTTACTTTCTCCTGCCGAACAAAAAGAGATACAGCACATTCTGGTACGATGTGGAATTGATGAACCACCGAAGTTTGATGCTTATGTAGAAGATTATGCATGGTAG
- a CDS encoding ASCH domain-containing protein, with protein MEIKHKIQFGTTTDKLAKKVLTKEKIATSSLYDYYCMNLKETIKENEYASILDSHGREVCIIQINKIEIVEFQNITEEFAIAEGDGNLENWLRIHTEYYSLLLEKIGKKLTGETKLLCEWFKVYQSEEKEKAL; from the coding sequence ATGGAAATAAAACATAAAATACAGTTTGGAACTACTACCGATAAATTAGCAAAGAAAGTTCTAACAAAAGAAAAGATAGCAACATCTTCCTTATATGACTATTATTGTATGAACCTAAAGGAAACAATAAAAGAGAATGAATATGCCTCTATATTGGATTCACATGGTAGGGAGGTATGCATCATACAAATCAACAAGATTGAAATTGTTGAATTTCAGAATATAACAGAAGAGTTTGCAATTGCCGAGGGTGATGGGAATTTAGAAAACTGGCTAAGAATACATACGGAATATTATTCTTTATTATTAGAAAAAATAGGGAAAAAGCTTACAGGAGAAACAAAACTACTCTGTGAGTGGTTCAAGGTATATCAAAGCGAAGAAAAAGAAAAAGCCCTGTAA
- a CDS encoding winged helix-turn-helix transcriptional regulator: MRKKLDYEYCSASPVLEWLGDKWALVVLLKLRENGIMRFNELYKLIPSISEKMLSTALRSLETDGLVHRKVYPEVPPRVEYYVSDFGMTLIPHLENIIQWGQENFSTIMDNRKKKVT, from the coding sequence ATGAGAAAAAAATTGGATTATGAATATTGTTCCGCTTCTCCTGTATTAGAATGGTTGGGAGATAAATGGGCATTAGTCGTGTTATTGAAACTTCGGGAAAACGGAATTATGCGTTTTAATGAATTGTATAAACTTATTCCGTCTATTTCTGAGAAAATGCTTTCAACAGCACTTCGTTCATTGGAAACCGACGGCTTGGTGCATCGCAAAGTATATCCGGAAGTTCCCCCACGTGTAGAGTATTATGTTTCTGATTTTGGGATGACTTTAATTCCTCATCTAGAAAATATAATACAGTGGGGACAAGAGAACTTCTCGACTATTATGGATAACAGGAAAAAGAAAGTAACTTGA
- a CDS encoding YqgE/AlgH family protein, which produces MASYKNIFKITHNNLLPAQGSILISEPFLQDAYFQRSVVLLVEHTDDGSMGLVLNKKTDLVVNTFFPELEKFPEIPIYLGGPVSANRLFFIHSLGDLIIPDSLKIKDHLYFDGDFEALKRYIQNGHSIDGKVKFFLGYSGWTEGQLGNEINHNSWVVSHASKENVLLADGEDFWKDSLGELGSNYEAWTKYPKDPYLN; this is translated from the coding sequence ATGGCATCATACAAAAATATCTTCAAAATAACGCATAATAATCTCCTGCCTGCACAAGGTAGCATACTCATATCAGAACCTTTTCTGCAAGATGCCTATTTCCAACGCTCCGTTGTTCTGCTCGTAGAACACACAGATGACGGATCAATGGGATTAGTCTTAAACAAGAAAACGGATCTGGTAGTCAATACATTTTTTCCGGAACTGGAGAAGTTCCCGGAGATACCGATTTACCTGGGAGGTCCTGTAAGTGCCAATCGCCTGTTCTTCATTCACTCACTGGGTGATCTGATTATCCCCGATTCCCTAAAGATAAAAGACCATCTCTATTTTGACGGTGATTTCGAAGCGTTAAAACGTTATATCCAGAATGGTCATTCTATCGACGGGAAAGTAAAATTTTTCCTCGGTTATTCAGGCTGGACAGAAGGTCAGTTGGGTAATGAGATCAACCATAACTCATGGGTAGTAAGCCACGCATCGAAAGAAAATGTGTTGCTGGCCGACGGAGAAGATTTCTGGAAAGATTCATTGGGAGAGCTTGGCAGCAATTATGAGGCATGGACAAAATATCCCAAGGATCCGTATCTTAACTAA
- a CDS encoding radical SAM protein yields the protein MELLHFTGQVWRPPYEASSQLLQVTAGCTYHKCKFCGLYHGTKFRLSPISEIEEDLKVIQKYQPKARRVFLTGANPFALSYNRLLELGLLIRKYLPYCETIGTFSRIADIKPKSVEELKNLRHLGFDSISIGTESGDDETLAKMNKGNTASDILEQCQKLKEANIRYNLVYLTGLAGKGKGQQNATNTAAIFNQLHPFTINFVSLTVFPESELYQEIQAGKYVEATEHERLLELRTFISTLTIKTTLLGNTVSNAIPFVGMIPNDKVRILKDLDAAIKQLSETELRQYRDRIVSL from the coding sequence ATGGAACTATTACATTTTACAGGACAAGTTTGGCGACCACCTTATGAAGCAAGTTCCCAACTGTTACAAGTAACAGCTGGATGTACATATCACAAATGCAAATTTTGCGGCTTGTATCATGGTACAAAATTCAGGTTATCTCCTATTTCTGAGATTGAAGAAGATTTGAAAGTCATTCAAAAATATCAGCCTAAAGCCAGACGCGTATTTCTGACAGGTGCTAACCCTTTTGCTTTAAGCTACAATAGATTGCTTGAATTGGGCTTACTAATTCGCAAATATCTCCCTTATTGTGAAACAATCGGTACATTCTCCCGCATAGCAGATATTAAGCCTAAAAGTGTAGAAGAACTGAAAAATCTACGCCATTTAGGTTTTGACAGTATCAGTATTGGAACGGAATCAGGGGATGATGAAACACTGGCAAAAATGAATAAAGGTAATACAGCCTCCGATATATTAGAGCAATGTCAGAAGTTGAAAGAAGCTAATATTCGCTATAATTTGGTCTACCTGACCGGACTTGCAGGAAAAGGGAAAGGACAACAAAATGCAACAAATACGGCTGCAATATTTAATCAGTTACATCCTTTTACCATCAATTTTGTATCTCTGACCGTTTTTCCGGAATCAGAACTTTATCAAGAAATACAAGCCGGTAAATATGTAGAAGCGACAGAACATGAACGTTTGTTAGAATTACGAACATTTATTTCAACACTTACTATAAAGACAACTTTACTGGGAAATACGGTTTCAAATGCAATTCCATTCGTAGGTATGATTCCTAACGATAAAGTCCGGATATTAAAAGATTTGGATGCGGCAATCAAACAACTTAGTGAAACAGAATTAAGGCAATACAGAGATCGTATAGTATCTTTATAA
- a CDS encoding GNAT family N-acetyltransferase, producing the protein MALLENEMIRLRALEPEDLELLYRWENNPDLWELGNTMSPYSRYILKEYIRESHRDIFDTRQLRLMIELRSTGAAIGTVDLYDFEPHHRRAGIGILVDPLYQGNGFATEAMHVLMEYAFLFLKLHQLFVHIPIENEASKALFTRSGFVLSGIMKDWVLTEKGYSDVLVMQKVRTER; encoded by the coding sequence ATGGCACTACTGGAAAATGAAATGATCCGGCTTCGTGCACTGGAGCCGGAAGATCTGGAACTTTTATATCGTTGGGAGAATAATCCTGACCTATGGGAGTTGGGTAACACTATGTCCCCATATTCCCGTTATATATTGAAAGAGTATATCCGGGAGTCACACCGGGATATTTTCGATACCAGGCAATTGCGTCTGATGATCGAGTTGCGTTCGACAGGAGCAGCTATCGGCACGGTCGACTTGTATGACTTCGAGCCCCATCACCGGCGTGCAGGCATCGGTATTCTGGTCGATCCGCTTTATCAGGGGAACGGATTTGCTACGGAAGCGATGCATGTATTGATGGAATATGCTTTTCTGTTTCTGAAATTGCACCAGTTATTTGTTCATATCCCGATAGAGAATGAAGCCAGTAAGGCCTTATTTACCCGTTCTGGGTTTGTTCTTTCCGGAATAATGAAAGATTGGGTCCTGACGGAAAAAGGATATTCCGACGTTTTGGTAATGCAAAAGGTACGGACTGAAAGATAA